A region from the Mesorhizobium sp. J8 genome encodes:
- a CDS encoding M20 family metallopeptidase: protein MTSDIVTRLRAALDTDHALALFRGAIGRESITGNEANFVGFLEEKMRELGLSGLSRADFLPGRPNIWGERKGAGNGKRLLFIGHTDTVHVDGWREHWAGTEREDPFGAPIIDGAVWGRGSGDLKAGITASLAALSLLDKAGIRLKGDVAFAFVGDEESGQPGTGVSAGIKHFVGRIEAGAVAAPDFTVYVEPTRLAVYAAQIGFFITDITITGKSAYFGVPELGKDALRAAHAAMTALWNHSDEVAARAEHKLTGRGFLLITGLTGGGYIAVPERCTLSLIRKLLPGEDLDKAAAEIEAAVRGAITDPEITVEFAYPAGRDHRLGGTAAEIDERRAEVALLSQSMAGAMGGRGVIEGAPFWSESSFFVNRLGIPAVYCAPGDIRNCHTFEEHVDVEEYLAGIVGFAAFMARYCGVAD, encoded by the coding sequence GTGACCAGCGATATCGTCACCAGGCTGCGCGCAGCTCTCGATACCGACCACGCGCTGGCGCTGTTCAGGGGCGCGATTGGCCGCGAAAGCATCACCGGCAACGAGGCGAATTTCGTCGGCTTCCTGGAAGAGAAGATGCGCGAGCTGGGACTGAGCGGCCTGAGCCGCGCGGATTTCCTGCCCGGCAGGCCGAACATCTGGGGCGAGCGCAAGGGTGCCGGCAACGGCAAGCGCCTGCTCTTCATCGGCCATACCGACACCGTTCATGTCGATGGCTGGCGCGAGCATTGGGCCGGGACCGAGCGGGAGGACCCGTTCGGCGCGCCCATCATCGACGGGGCGGTCTGGGGCCGCGGCTCCGGCGATCTGAAGGCCGGTATCACCGCTTCGCTGGCGGCGCTCTCGCTGCTCGACAAGGCCGGCATCCGCCTCAAGGGCGATGTGGCCTTCGCTTTCGTCGGCGACGAGGAGAGCGGCCAGCCCGGCACCGGCGTCTCCGCCGGCATCAAGCATTTCGTCGGCCGCATCGAGGCAGGCGCGGTCGCGGCGCCCGATTTCACCGTCTATGTCGAGCCGACGCGGCTTGCCGTCTATGCCGCGCAGATCGGCTTCTTCATCACCGACATCACGATCACCGGCAAGTCGGCCTATTTCGGCGTGCCCGAGCTTGGCAAGGATGCCTTGCGCGCCGCCCATGCCGCCATGACGGCGCTGTGGAACCATTCGGATGAGGTGGCGGCCCGCGCCGAGCACAAGCTCACCGGGCGCGGCTTCCTGCTGATCACCGGCCTCACCGGCGGCGGCTATATCGCCGTGCCCGAGCGATGCACGCTGTCGCTGATCCGCAAGCTCCTGCCGGGCGAGGACCTCGACAAAGCGGCCGCCGAGATCGAGGCCGCGGTGCGCGGCGCCATCACCGATCCCGAGATCACCGTGGAGTTCGCCTATCCGGCCGGCCGCGACCACCGGCTGGGCGGCACCGCCGCCGAGATCGATGAGAGGCGCGCCGAAGTCGCCCTGCTTTCTCAATCGATGGCGGGCGCCATGGGCGGGCGCGGCGTGATCGAGGGCGCGCCCTTCTGGTCGGAATCGTCTTTTTTCGTCAATCGGTTGGGCATTCCCGCCGTCTATTGCGCGCCGGGCGATATCCGCAACTGCCACACTTTCGAGGAGCACGTCGATGTCGAGGAATACCTCGCCGGCATCGTCGGCTTCGCAGCCTTCATGGCCCGCTATTGCGGCGTGGCCGACTGA
- a CDS encoding substrate-binding domain-containing protein codes for MLMKKWIAVLAGGLMLAAGAAHAQTVGPQGETATPSSGLTLSDADIAALKDKGYKAALLWHTSSDFTNAVTAGATDEFARAGISIAVKTDAQFDAARQRSDIETALAAKPNVILALPLDPVTSAEAFRQAVKDGVKLVFLSNLPKDYKQGTDYASIVTDDLYQMGKQAADAMAKAIGGKGKVGYIFHDANYYVTNQRDQSFKKTIEKDYPDIKIVAEQGISDPARAEELANAMLLQHPDLDGIYVTWAEPADGVLSALRGAGNTHTKIVTLDLAEPVALDMVKGGNVAALVADKAYELGRAMAASGMKSLLAQQTPAFVVAPALTVTKENVSQGWKDSLNRDAPQSVLDAAK; via the coding sequence ATGCTGATGAAGAAATGGATTGCCGTCTTGGCCGGCGGATTGATGCTCGCCGCCGGCGCGGCTCACGCACAGACGGTCGGACCGCAGGGCGAGACCGCCACCCCGAGTTCCGGCCTGACGCTGAGCGATGCCGACATCGCGGCGCTGAAGGACAAGGGCTATAAGGCGGCCCTGTTGTGGCACACCTCTTCCGACTTCACCAATGCGGTGACCGCCGGCGCCACCGACGAGTTCGCCCGCGCCGGCATCTCGATCGCGGTCAAGACCGATGCGCAGTTCGACGCCGCCCGCCAGCGCAGCGACATCGAGACCGCGCTTGCCGCCAAGCCGAACGTCATCCTGGCCCTGCCGCTCGACCCCGTCACCTCCGCTGAGGCCTTCCGCCAAGCGGTCAAGGACGGCGTCAAGCTGGTGTTCCTGTCCAACCTGCCCAAGGATTACAAGCAAGGCACGGACTACGCCTCGATCGTCACCGACGATCTCTACCAGATGGGCAAGCAGGCGGCCGACGCCATGGCCAAGGCCATCGGCGGCAAGGGCAAGGTCGGCTACATCTTCCACGACGCCAACTATTACGTCACCAACCAGCGCGACCAGTCCTTCAAGAAGACTATCGAGAAGGACTACCCCGATATCAAGATCGTCGCCGAACAGGGCATTTCCGACCCCGCCCGCGCCGAAGAACTGGCCAATGCCATGCTGCTGCAGCATCCCGATCTCGACGGCATCTACGTGACCTGGGCCGAGCCGGCCGACGGCGTGCTTTCCGCGCTGCGCGGCGCCGGCAACACCCACACCAAGATCGTCACGCTCGACCTCGCCGAGCCTGTCGCGCTCGACATGGTCAAGGGCGGCAATGTCGCCGCACTTGTCGCCGACAAGGCCTATGAGCTCGGCCGCGCCATGGCCGCCTCCGGCATGAAGTCGCTGCTTGCCCAGCAGACGCCGGCCTTCGTCGTCGCGCCGGCGCTGACGGTGACCAAGGAGAACGTCTCCCAGGGCTGGAAGGATTCGCTCAACCGCGACGCGCCGCAGTCGGTGCTCGACGCGGCAAAGTGA
- a CDS encoding substrate-binding domain-containing protein — protein MRKAFGIMTVLASLFAAHAFAAEGVTTGPNGEKPVPAASLTLTAAQEQQIKDGKFTAALVWHEMSEYTNAVNAGARDEFKRLGIEVVAQTDAGFDAARQKADVETVMAKKPSIILSLPVDPATAASVYDPARQAGVKLGFVDNCPAGYKQGTDYVTIVSDDLFQMGNKAGIAMAEALGKKGKVGYIFHDADFYVTNQRDGAFKKTIEQDYPDMKIAAEAGMADPARSEDIAQAMITQHPDLDGIYVTWAEPALSVLSALRAAGNTHTKIVTLDLNEPAALDMVKGGNIAALVADEAYSIGVTLARASAGSLVGLKAEPFYAVDSIAVTKETVKDGWKKSLNKDVPATIADAMK, from the coding sequence ATGCGCAAAGCATTTGGTATCATGACCGTATTGGCGAGCCTGTTCGCCGCTCACGCCTTCGCCGCCGAAGGCGTTACCACCGGCCCGAACGGCGAGAAGCCGGTTCCGGCGGCCTCGCTGACGCTGACGGCGGCGCAGGAGCAGCAGATCAAGGACGGCAAGTTCACCGCGGCCCTCGTCTGGCATGAGATGAGCGAGTACACCAACGCCGTCAACGCAGGCGCGCGCGACGAGTTCAAGCGTCTCGGCATCGAGGTGGTGGCACAGACCGACGCCGGTTTCGACGCCGCTCGCCAGAAGGCCGATGTCGAGACGGTGATGGCCAAGAAGCCGTCGATCATCCTGTCGCTGCCGGTCGACCCGGCGACCGCGGCTTCCGTCTACGATCCGGCCCGCCAGGCCGGCGTCAAGCTCGGCTTCGTCGACAATTGCCCGGCCGGCTACAAGCAGGGCACGGACTACGTCACGATCGTCTCCGACGACCTTTTCCAGATGGGCAACAAGGCCGGCATCGCCATGGCCGAGGCGCTCGGCAAGAAGGGCAAGGTCGGCTACATCTTCCACGACGCCGATTTCTACGTCACCAACCAGCGCGACGGCGCCTTCAAGAAGACCATCGAGCAGGACTACCCTGACATGAAGATCGCCGCCGAGGCCGGCATGGCCGATCCGGCGCGCAGCGAGGATATCGCGCAGGCGATGATCACCCAGCACCCGGACCTTGACGGCATCTATGTCACCTGGGCCGAGCCGGCGCTCAGCGTGCTCTCCGCGCTGCGCGCCGCCGGCAACACGCACACCAAGATCGTCACGCTCGACCTCAACGAACCGGCCGCGCTCGACATGGTCAAGGGCGGCAACATCGCCGCCCTCGTCGCCGACGAGGCCTATTCCATCGGCGTGACGCTGGCGCGCGCCTCGGCGGGTTCCCTGGTCGGCCTGAAGGCCGAGCCCTTCTACGCGGTCGATTCCATCGCCGTCACCAAGGAGACGGTGAAGGACGGCTGGAAGAAGTCGCTCAACAAGGATGTGCCCGCGACCATCGCGGACGCCATGAAGTAA
- a CDS encoding ABC transporter permease codes for MTSANTGTEVGSFASRFNLQQYVVYLGFLAIFLFFAFMLRDSGFLTVRNLSNIVLQTAPVTIMAIGLVFVMSAGEIDLSIGSIVAVSALAAAVTIASYGMAAGIVAGLGAGILIGLINGALVAYVRLPSFLVTLATMGLFAGVSRSMTDLRSISVTNEAFTGFFGSGSLLGVPSLIWWTVIAIAAGHLVYRETRFGAHVLATGDNARAASVSGISVPKIRLAVLTISGGLAGLAGLLYAGRLQAAKYTLGETDLMTVIAAVIVGGTLLNGGKGSIVGALVGSLMMGMLNNGLILMGLSVSDQMIVRGLIILTAVAVSLRDKSR; via the coding sequence ATGACCAGCGCCAATACCGGCACCGAGGTGGGCAGCTTCGCCAGCCGCTTCAATCTGCAACAATATGTCGTCTATCTGGGCTTCCTGGCGATCTTCCTGTTCTTCGCCTTCATGCTGAGGGACAGCGGCTTCCTCACCGTCCGCAACCTCTCCAACATCGTGCTGCAGACGGCGCCGGTGACGATCATGGCGATAGGCCTCGTCTTCGTCATGTCGGCCGGCGAGATCGACCTTTCGATCGGCTCGATTGTTGCCGTATCGGCGCTCGCCGCCGCAGTCACCATCGCCTCCTACGGGATGGCGGCGGGTATCGTCGCCGGCTTGGGCGCCGGTATCCTGATCGGCCTCATCAACGGCGCGCTGGTTGCCTATGTCAGGCTGCCGTCCTTCCTGGTGACGCTGGCGACCATGGGCCTGTTCGCCGGCGTCTCGCGCTCGATGACCGATCTGCGCTCGATCTCGGTCACCAACGAGGCCTTCACCGGTTTCTTCGGCTCCGGTTCGCTGCTCGGCGTGCCGTCGCTGATCTGGTGGACGGTGATCGCCATCGCCGCCGGCCATCTCGTCTACCGCGAGACGCGTTTCGGCGCGCATGTGCTTGCGACCGGTGACAATGCCCGCGCTGCAAGCGTTTCAGGCATCAGCGTGCCGAAGATCAGGCTCGCCGTGCTCACCATCAGCGGGGGGCTCGCGGGGCTTGCCGGACTGCTCTACGCAGGCCGCCTGCAAGCGGCGAAATACACGCTTGGCGAGACGGATCTGATGACGGTCATCGCCGCCGTCATCGTCGGCGGCACGCTGCTCAATGGCGGCAAGGGCTCGATCGTCGGCGCCCTCGTCGGCTCGCTGATGATGGGCATGCTGAACAACGGGCTGATCCTGATGGGCCTTTCGGTATCCGACCAGATGATCGTGCGCGGCCTGATCATCCTCACCGCGGTCGCCGTGTCGCTGCGCGACAAATCCCGCTGA
- a CDS encoding alanine racemase → MFLDVLRRRNPAFIEAAIGLHQQGKLPANAYVLDLDTVERNAKILKQEADRLGLKIFAMTKQVGRSSSFCKAVTRGGIERAVAVDMACARATHKAGMKLGHLGHLQQIAKFEADAAARTFKPDYWTVFNDIKAEEAGRSAKAAGYVQDLLARIAAEGDIFYRGHEGGFDAGEIVAVADRLDAVPGGRFSGITTFPALLFDHAARKVLPTPNLATLSKAAEALAKAGRSGIEINAPGTTSSVMLAALAQAGATQCEPGNGLHGTTALHVMEDLPELPAVLYLTEVSHLSGGKAYCFGGGFYIDPIFPDYDVKAIVSAEPTTSASALRSVEVPPPSAIDYYAMIDAAGANAPRPGDSAVFGFRGQAFVTRAYVAGVSGISKGKPVVETIENGFGEPYAWPV, encoded by the coding sequence ATGTTTCTCGACGTTCTGCGCCGCCGCAACCCCGCTTTCATCGAAGCGGCGATCGGCCTGCACCAGCAGGGCAAGCTGCCGGCCAATGCCTATGTGCTCGATCTCGACACGGTCGAGCGCAATGCAAAGATCCTCAAGCAGGAAGCCGATCGGCTCGGCCTGAAGATCTTCGCCATGACCAAGCAGGTCGGCCGCTCGAGTTCCTTCTGCAAGGCGGTGACGCGCGGCGGCATCGAACGCGCGGTCGCCGTCGACATGGCCTGCGCGCGCGCCACGCACAAGGCTGGCATGAAGCTCGGCCATCTCGGCCATCTGCAGCAGATCGCGAAATTCGAAGCGGATGCGGCGGCAAGGACCTTCAAGCCGGACTACTGGACCGTCTTCAACGACATCAAGGCCGAGGAAGCCGGCAGGAGCGCCAAGGCGGCCGGCTATGTCCAGGACCTGCTTGCCCGCATCGCCGCCGAAGGCGACATTTTCTACCGCGGCCATGAAGGCGGCTTCGACGCCGGCGAGATTGTCGCCGTCGCCGACCGGCTCGATGCCGTTCCGGGCGGCCGCTTCTCCGGCATCACCACCTTCCCTGCCCTGCTCTTCGACCATGCCGCGCGAAAAGTGCTGCCGACACCCAATCTGGCGACGCTGAGCAAGGCGGCCGAGGCGCTCGCCAAGGCGGGTCGCAGCGGGATCGAAATCAATGCGCCGGGCACGACGTCGAGCGTCATGCTGGCCGCGCTGGCGCAAGCCGGCGCCACGCAATGCGAACCCGGCAACGGTCTGCACGGCACCACGGCGCTGCATGTCATGGAAGACCTGCCGGAGCTGCCTGCCGTGCTCTACCTCACCGAAGTGTCGCATCTGTCGGGCGGCAAGGCCTATTGCTTCGGCGGCGGCTTCTATATCGATCCGATCTTCCCGGACTATGACGTCAAGGCGATCGTCTCGGCCGAGCCGACCACCTCCGCGTCGGCGCTCAGGAGCGTCGAAGTGCCGCCGCCCTCGGCGATCGACTACTACGCCATGATCGACGCTGCCGGCGCCAACGCGCCGAGGCCTGGCGACAGCGCCGTCTTCGGCTTCCGCGGCCAGGCCTTCGTCACCCGCGCCTATGTCGCCGGCGTCTCCGGTATCTCGAAGGGCAAGCCGGTGGTCGAAACCATCGAGAACGGTTTCGGCGAGCCCTATGCCTGGCCGGTTTAG
- a CDS encoding ATP-binding cassette domain-containing protein → MSAPILQLQDIRKNFGGLTAIENFSLEVFPGEIVALVGDNGAGKSTLVKIISGVHTPSSGTITIEGKPVTMSNATMGRAHGIEVVYQDLALADQQTVYMNMFLGREPLNRFGLLDRRRMIAETEKLVKELDVRIPSAHATIRDLSGGQRQGVAIARATHWASKLILLDEPTAALGVAETAKVEAIVQSLKQRNVGILIISHSLDQVFKLSDRICVLRRGKQIGVRETRKTDKNEIIAMITGLQQQ, encoded by the coding sequence ATGAGCGCCCCCATCCTTCAGCTTCAGGACATCCGCAAGAACTTCGGCGGCCTCACCGCGATAGAGAATTTCTCGCTGGAGGTCTTTCCGGGCGAGATCGTCGCGCTTGTCGGAGACAACGGCGCCGGCAAGTCGACGCTGGTCAAGATCATCTCCGGCGTGCACACGCCCTCCTCCGGCACGATCACCATCGAGGGCAAGCCGGTGACGATGTCGAACGCCACCATGGGGCGCGCGCACGGCATCGAGGTGGTCTATCAGGATCTCGCTTTGGCCGACCAGCAGACCGTCTACATGAACATGTTCCTCGGCCGCGAGCCGCTGAACCGCTTCGGCCTGCTCGACCGCCGCCGCATGATCGCCGAGACGGAGAAACTGGTGAAGGAGCTCGACGTGCGCATCCCTTCTGCGCACGCCACCATCCGCGACCTCTCCGGCGGTCAGCGCCAGGGCGTCGCGATCGCCAGGGCGACGCACTGGGCGAGCAAGCTGATCCTGCTCGACGAGCCGACAGCCGCGCTCGGCGTCGCCGAAACGGCCAAGGTGGAAGCGATCGTTCAGTCGCTCAAGCAGCGCAATGTCGGCATCCTGATCATCAGCCACAGCCTCGACCAGGTGTTCAAGCTATCGGACCGCATCTGCGTCTTGAGGCGCGGCAAGCAGATCGGCGTGCGCGAGACCAGAAAGACCGACAAGAACGAGATCATCGCGATGATCACGGGACTGCAGCAGCAGTAG
- the otsB gene encoding trehalose-phosphatase, with protein MNIQADLTPALPEGRWALFLDIDGTLLEHAAHPDAVSVSEELRLLLERIEQRLDGALAFITGRSIAAVDHLFDPLKLRIAGLYGLEHRLVPDGPIEAADEPADMAALADEIELELASKAVYVERKGPVLAIHTRAAPQLLARATELVEAALSRLPKGYRVIAGNAGVELMPLEAAKGAAIRRFMQLDPFTGRRPVFLGDDTSDENGFETVNAAGGISIRVKPQGETAARFAIEDVASALAWLKANFVEPAAPTVSRNLVA; from the coding sequence ATGAATATCCAGGCAGACCTTACCCCGGCGCTTCCCGAAGGCCGCTGGGCGCTTTTCCTCGACATCGACGGCACGTTGCTGGAGCACGCGGCGCATCCCGACGCCGTCTCGGTCAGCGAGGAGCTGCGCCTTCTCCTGGAGAGGATCGAGCAGCGACTCGACGGCGCGCTCGCCTTCATCACCGGGCGCTCGATAGCAGCCGTCGACCATCTGTTCGACCCGTTGAAACTGCGGATCGCCGGCCTCTACGGGCTGGAGCATAGACTTGTGCCGGACGGGCCGATTGAGGCCGCGGACGAGCCGGCGGATATGGCGGCACTTGCCGACGAGATCGAACTGGAGCTGGCAAGCAAGGCCGTCTATGTCGAGCGCAAGGGGCCGGTGCTCGCCATCCACACGAGAGCCGCGCCGCAGCTTCTGGCGCGGGCGACGGAGCTGGTAGAGGCGGCCCTCAGCCGGCTGCCGAAGGGCTACCGCGTGATCGCCGGCAATGCCGGAGTCGAACTGATGCCGCTCGAAGCCGCCAAGGGCGCCGCGATCCGGCGCTTCATGCAGCTCGATCCTTTCACCGGCAGGCGTCCGGTGTTCCTCGGCGACGACACGTCCGACGAGAACGGCTTCGAAACGGTCAATGCCGCCGGCGGGATCTCGATCCGCGTCAAGCCGCAGGGCGAGACGGCTGCCCGCTTCGCCATCGAGGATGTCGCCAGCGCGCTGGCCTGGCTGAAAGCCAATTTCGTCGAGCCCGCCGCGCCAACGGTCAGCCGCAACCTCGTCGCCTGA
- a CDS encoding alpha,alpha-trehalose-phosphate synthase (UDP-forming): MTQYGVDLLLVLILASLGLSALAIFISISRYRRNHPRASAMPGSGDDFATEAARKVLREFEKNGQSVDAALVSWSPETLRKILADELPDAQVIVVSNREPYIHNETKDGGVELVVPASGLVSALEPITRACAGTWIAYGGGSADRTVVDGNDRVQVPPGHPSYTLRRVWLSDDEYQGYYLGFANEGLWPLCHIAFTRPIFRESDWEAYEAVNRKFAETVVAEARNERPIVLVQDYHFALLPRMIRERLPEAIVITFWHIPWPNSEVFSICPWRERILDGLLGSSIVGFHTQFHANNFTESVDRFMESRIERADAAISYGGQVTLVHSYPISIEWPVELLNALPSVEECRLRVRKRFRIPAGAKLCVGVERLDYTKGILDRFHALEELFIRHPEMVGKVVFLQVAAPSRGTLPAYRQLHEECLRCAEKLNQRYGSETYRPVVMVAEHHSQAAVYELYRAADICLVTSLHDGMNLVAKEFVASRDDEQGVLLLSTFAGASRELLEALIVNPYDAAMMSEAMLQALNMGPDEQRERMRRMREIVRDNNVYRWAGSMLLDAARLRKRGDLDRVTALYDRPAGPTGDNVVSMFERKQAVGFR, translated from the coding sequence ATGACACAATATGGCGTCGACCTTTTACTGGTCCTTATTCTCGCAAGCCTCGGTTTGTCCGCACTAGCGATTTTCATTTCCATATCCCGATACCGCCGCAATCATCCGAGGGCATCGGCCATGCCGGGTTCCGGCGACGATTTTGCCACCGAAGCCGCGCGCAAGGTGCTGCGCGAGTTCGAGAAGAACGGGCAGTCCGTCGATGCGGCTCTCGTAAGCTGGTCGCCGGAAACCTTGCGCAAGATCCTAGCCGACGAACTGCCGGATGCGCAGGTGATCGTCGTCTCCAATCGCGAACCCTATATCCACAACGAGACGAAGGATGGCGGCGTCGAGCTTGTCGTGCCGGCGAGCGGGTTGGTTTCCGCGCTGGAGCCGATCACACGCGCCTGCGCCGGCACCTGGATCGCCTATGGCGGCGGCAGCGCCGATCGGACGGTCGTTGACGGAAACGACCGTGTGCAGGTGCCGCCTGGCCATCCCTCGTATACGTTGCGGCGAGTCTGGTTGAGCGACGACGAGTACCAAGGCTACTATCTGGGCTTTGCCAATGAGGGCCTGTGGCCGCTCTGCCATATCGCCTTCACGCGGCCGATCTTTCGCGAGTCGGACTGGGAGGCCTATGAAGCCGTCAACCGCAAATTCGCAGAGACGGTGGTTGCCGAGGCTCGCAACGAGCGGCCGATCGTGCTCGTGCAAGACTATCACTTCGCGCTTCTGCCGCGCATGATCCGCGAGCGTCTGCCCGAGGCAATCGTCATCACCTTCTGGCACATCCCCTGGCCGAACTCGGAAGTGTTCAGCATCTGTCCTTGGCGCGAACGCATCCTGGACGGCCTGCTTGGCAGTTCGATCGTGGGCTTCCACACCCAGTTCCACGCCAACAACTTCACCGAGAGCGTCGACCGCTTCATGGAAAGCCGTATCGAGCGTGCCGATGCCGCCATTTCCTACGGCGGCCAGGTGACGCTGGTGCATTCCTATCCGATATCGATCGAATGGCCGGTCGAGCTCCTGAACGCGCTGCCCAGCGTCGAGGAGTGCCGGCTGCGCGTGCGCAAGCGGTTCAGGATCCCAGCCGGCGCCAAGCTGTGCGTAGGCGTCGAGCGCCTCGACTACACCAAGGGCATCCTCGATCGCTTCCACGCGCTCGAGGAGCTGTTCATTCGGCATCCCGAAATGGTGGGCAAGGTCGTGTTCCTGCAGGTCGCGGCGCCGAGCCGGGGCACGCTGCCAGCCTACAGACAGCTGCATGAGGAATGTCTGCGCTGCGCCGAGAAGCTCAACCAGCGCTACGGCAGCGAAACCTACCGGCCGGTCGTCATGGTGGCCGAGCATCATTCGCAGGCGGCGGTCTATGAACTCTATCGCGCCGCCGACATCTGCCTGGTCACCAGCCTGCATGACGGCATGAACCTCGTCGCCAAGGAGTTCGTCGCGTCGCGCGACGACGAACAGGGCGTGCTTTTGCTCAGCACCTTCGCCGGCGCCTCGCGCGAGCTGCTGGAGGCGCTGATCGTCAATCCTTACGACGCGGCCATGATGAGCGAGGCGATGCTGCAGGCGCTTAACATGGGGCCGGATGAGCAGCGCGAGCGCATGCGGCGCATGCGCGAGATCGTGCGCGACAACAATGTGTATCGCTGGGCCGGCAGCATGCTGCTCGACGCGGCGCGGCTGAGGAAACGCGGCGACCTCGACAGGGTCACCGCTCTATACGACCGGCCGGCAGGCCCCACCGGCGACAATGTCGTCTCCATGTTCGAACGCAAGCAGGCAGTCGGGTTCCGATGA